A DNA window from Moorella thermoacetica contains the following coding sequences:
- the ftsZ gene encoding cell division protein FtsZ, which yields MLEFEDGDLNQFAAIKVVGVGGGGSNAVNRMIAAGLRGVEFISVNTDAQALRLCQAEQKIQIGAKLTKGLGAGANPEIGKKAAEESREELAQRLQGADMVFVTAGMGGGTGTGAAPVVAQIAKEAGALTVGVVTRPFSFEGRKRAKQAEAGVEELKTKVDTLIIIPNDRLLQVADKQTSILEAFRIADDVLRQGVQGISDLIAVPGLINLDFADVKTIMTDTGSALMGIGRATGEKRAVEAARMAISSPLLETSIEGARGVLLNITGGSNLGLLEVNEAAEIVAAAADPEANIIFGAVIDESLKDEIRVTVIATGFEGKTAEPAADQAAATREAELDVKPFNIDDLDIPAFLRRR from the coding sequence GTGCTGGAATTTGAGGACGGCGATCTCAACCAGTTTGCCGCCATTAAGGTGGTGGGAGTAGGTGGCGGCGGTAGTAATGCCGTTAACCGGATGATTGCTGCCGGCTTGCGAGGAGTAGAGTTTATCAGCGTTAATACCGATGCCCAGGCCCTGCGCCTCTGCCAGGCGGAACAAAAGATCCAGATCGGCGCCAAGCTCACCAAGGGTCTGGGAGCCGGCGCCAACCCGGAGATTGGCAAAAAGGCGGCGGAAGAGAGCCGGGAGGAGCTGGCCCAGCGACTTCAGGGAGCTGATATGGTCTTTGTCACCGCCGGTATGGGCGGCGGCACAGGTACTGGAGCTGCACCGGTAGTGGCTCAGATTGCCAAGGAAGCCGGTGCCCTGACGGTGGGTGTAGTTACCCGCCCCTTTAGCTTCGAGGGCCGCAAGAGGGCCAAGCAGGCCGAAGCCGGGGTAGAGGAATTAAAGACCAAGGTAGATACGTTGATTATTATCCCCAACGACCGCCTGCTCCAAGTGGCCGATAAACAGACCTCCATACTCGAAGCCTTCCGGATTGCCGACGATGTACTCCGCCAGGGTGTCCAGGGGATTTCTGATCTTATCGCCGTACCGGGGCTGATCAACCTGGATTTCGCCGATGTCAAGACCATTATGACGGATACCGGTTCGGCCCTCATGGGCATTGGCCGGGCTACCGGGGAAAAGCGGGCCGTTGAGGCGGCCCGGATGGCCATCTCCAGCCCCCTGCTGGAAACCTCCATTGAGGGGGCCCGCGGGGTACTGTTAAACATCACCGGCGGCAGCAATCTGGGCCTGCTGGAAGTGAACGAAGCGGCGGAAATAGTCGCGGCGGCAGCCGATCCCGAGGCTAACATTATCTTCGGCGCCGTTATAGATGAGAGCCTGAAGGACGAGATCCGGGTCACCGTCATTGCCACCGGCTTTGAGGGGAAGACTGCCGAGCCGGCGGCCGACCAGGCGGCGGCGACCCGGGAGGCTGAACTGGATGTTAAACCATTTAACATTGACGACCTCGACATACCGGCCTTCCTCCGCCGGCGCTAG
- the murB gene encoding UDP-N-acetylmuramate dehydrogenase: MDLTALAGELQTGLKLQVLTNEPLSRHTTWRLGGPADLLARPRSREELDYCLSFARRKGLPLHILGNGSNLLVLDGGVRGLVVQTREWRQVIIEGRKILATAGTLLPGLLQVASKKGLGGLEFAAGIPATVGGAVVMNAGTPAGCLGDLVVGVEVLDYDGRRHILENREITFTYRHSSLHRAGTVVTVTLELVPDEVPAIRERIEANLHRRRSRQPLEWPNAGSVFKNPPGYYAGRLIEAVGAKGWRVGGAEVAEKHANFIINRGQATAADVMELIDRVREAVARQLGIDLELEIEVWGEGL; encoded by the coding sequence ATGGATTTAACGGCCCTGGCCGGGGAGTTGCAAACCGGCCTAAAGTTACAGGTCTTAACCAATGAACCCTTAAGCCGCCATACTACCTGGCGCCTGGGCGGCCCGGCCGATCTCCTGGCCCGACCCCGGAGCCGGGAAGAGCTGGACTACTGCCTGTCCTTTGCCAGGAGGAAGGGCTTGCCCCTGCATATTCTGGGCAATGGTTCCAATCTTTTAGTTCTCGATGGCGGGGTGCGGGGTCTGGTGGTGCAAACCCGGGAATGGCGCCAGGTGATAATTGAAGGGAGAAAAATTCTGGCTACGGCCGGCACCTTGCTCCCCGGGCTCCTCCAGGTTGCCAGCAAGAAGGGCCTGGGAGGTCTGGAGTTTGCCGCTGGCATCCCGGCCACCGTTGGCGGGGCCGTGGTCATGAATGCCGGGACACCGGCCGGGTGCCTGGGGGATCTGGTGGTAGGGGTGGAAGTCCTGGACTATGATGGTCGCAGGCATATCCTGGAAAATAGGGAGATCACCTTTACCTACCGCCACAGCTCCCTGCACCGGGCGGGAACGGTGGTAACTGTAACCCTGGAATTAGTTCCCGACGAGGTGCCGGCCATTCGGGAACGGATCGAGGCCAACCTGCACCGCCGGCGGTCCCGCCAGCCCCTGGAATGGCCTAATGCCGGCAGCGTTTTTAAAAATCCACCGGGTTATTATGCCGGCCGGCTGATCGAGGCGGTAGGAGCCAAGGGCTGGCGGGTCGGCGGGGCCGAGGTCGCGGAGAAACACGCCAATTTTATTATTAACCGGGGCCAGGCGACTGCCGCCGACGTTATGGAGCTTATCGACAGGGTAAGGGAGGCTGTAGCTCGCCAGCTGGGGATTGACCTGGAGTTGGAGATTGAGGTTTGGGGTGAAGGCCTATAG
- the ftsA gene encoding cell division protein FtsA, with amino-acid sequence MPKDNIVAGIDIGTTKVVAVVAEVMPEGRLNIIGLGETPSGGLRKGIIVDIENTSRAIAGAIEQAERMSGCQVHSAFVGLTGPHIDSLNNRGVVAVTGEDGEISLEDVERVLQAARVIPLAAERRIIHVLPRQYIVDGYDGVMDPVGMCGSRLEVETQIVTAAGAAVQNIMKSVQRAGLAVDELVLNPLASAGAVLQQAERELGSVVVDIGGGTTEIALISQGSLWFASVLPIGSEHITSDLAVGLRTPIVQAEVIKKEYGCVPADAVPDNEAVEVPPVGGREKRRVSRKALAAIIEPRVEEIFTLVRRELSSAHFQGLLPGGVVLTGGGALLEGITGMAAEILAMPVRLGWPEGGSGLADMVAAPPYATAVGLVNYGARRLAHPQAAATRETGWENFWSRLKSWWRELF; translated from the coding sequence TTGCCCAAAGACAATATAGTTGCCGGTATCGATATTGGCACCACCAAGGTGGTCGCGGTAGTAGCGGAAGTTATGCCGGAAGGCCGCCTGAATATCATCGGCCTGGGGGAAACTCCGTCCGGGGGCCTGCGCAAAGGGATTATTGTTGACATTGAAAATACGTCCCGGGCCATAGCCGGAGCCATAGAGCAGGCCGAACGCATGAGCGGTTGCCAGGTCCATTCGGCCTTCGTCGGTTTGACGGGACCCCATATCGACTCCCTCAACAACCGGGGAGTGGTGGCTGTTACCGGTGAAGACGGTGAGATAAGCCTTGAGGACGTAGAGAGGGTCCTCCAGGCCGCCCGGGTGATACCCCTGGCGGCGGAACGGCGCATTATTCACGTCCTGCCTCGCCAGTACATAGTTGATGGCTATGATGGCGTTATGGACCCTGTAGGTATGTGCGGTTCCCGCCTGGAGGTCGAAACCCAAATAGTCACCGCCGCCGGGGCCGCGGTCCAGAATATAATGAAAAGCGTCCAGCGAGCCGGGCTGGCAGTGGACGAGCTGGTTTTAAATCCCCTGGCCTCGGCCGGGGCCGTCCTCCAACAGGCGGAAAGGGAACTGGGGTCCGTGGTGGTGGATATTGGCGGTGGCACTACGGAAATCGCCCTTATCTCCCAGGGCAGCCTGTGGTTTGCGTCGGTCCTGCCCATCGGCAGTGAACATATAACCAGTGACCTGGCTGTGGGCCTGCGGACCCCCATTGTCCAGGCAGAAGTAATAAAAAAGGAGTATGGCTGCGTCCCGGCGGACGCCGTTCCTGATAACGAGGCCGTTGAAGTCCCGCCTGTAGGGGGAAGGGAAAAACGCCGGGTCTCCAGGAAAGCCCTGGCGGCAATTATTGAACCCAGGGTCGAGGAGATATTCACCTTGGTCCGCCGGGAGCTAAGCTCCGCTCACTTTCAAGGCCTGCTGCCGGGAGGGGTGGTCCTTACCGGCGGTGGTGCCTTGCTGGAAGGTATAACCGGGATGGCAGCCGAGATTCTCGCCATGCCGGTGCGCCTGGGCTGGCCGGAAGGGGGCAGCGGTCTGGCCGACATGGTAGCTGCGCCTCCCTATGCTACGGCAGTTGGCCTGGTAAACTATGGTGCCCGCCGCCTGGCCCATCCCCAGGCGGCAGCCACACGGGAAACAGGGTGGGAAAATTTCTGGTCACGGCTAAAGAGCTGGTGGCGTGAACTTTTTTAA
- the murG gene encoding undecaprenyldiphospho-muramoylpentapeptide beta-N-acetylglucosaminyltransferase translates to MRVIITGGGTGGHVYPALAIARGLKEARPGVELLYIGTARGLEADVVPRAGLTLATITVQGLVRRQVWKNIPALVKTGRGLGEAWQQVRRFRPDVVVGTGGYVSGPVCLAAALQGVPVILHEQNAFPGVTNRLLAILARCVCLTFPEAASRFPRRAKLVTTGLPVRPEIIQADRDSCRQHFGLRPEQLFLVTVGGSQGARSINGAMLPILKELAGCQDVSLLQVTGRRDYEAYLQQVRTQGIDLAKYGNITIEPYVYNLEQALAAADLVIGRAGASFLAEVLARGLPSVLVPYPHAAANHQEYNARAVARQGAAVVVLDRELKGGRLYQVVFELLRSREKLKAMAAAAASLGRPGALEAIIQVILKTVESG, encoded by the coding sequence TTGCGGGTGATAATTACCGGCGGCGGTACCGGGGGCCATGTTTACCCGGCCCTGGCCATTGCTCGCGGCCTTAAAGAGGCCAGGCCGGGGGTAGAGTTACTGTATATCGGGACGGCCAGGGGTCTGGAAGCTGACGTGGTACCCCGGGCTGGCCTGACCCTGGCCACCATTACCGTCCAGGGGCTGGTGCGACGGCAAGTATGGAAGAACATTCCCGCCCTGGTGAAGACCGGCCGGGGGCTTGGCGAGGCCTGGCAGCAGGTGCGCCGTTTTCGACCAGACGTAGTAGTCGGCACCGGTGGCTATGTCAGCGGCCCGGTGTGCCTGGCTGCCGCCCTCCAGGGCGTACCGGTAATCCTCCATGAACAGAATGCCTTTCCGGGTGTTACCAATCGGCTGCTGGCGATCCTGGCTCGCTGCGTCTGCCTGACCTTTCCCGAGGCAGCCTCCCGTTTCCCTCGCCGGGCAAAACTGGTTACCACCGGGCTACCGGTACGGCCGGAGATAATCCAGGCGGACCGGGATTCATGCCGGCAGCATTTCGGCCTGCGGCCGGAGCAACTCTTCCTGGTAACTGTTGGTGGCAGCCAGGGGGCCAGGAGTATTAACGGGGCCATGTTACCTATTTTGAAGGAACTGGCCGGGTGCCAGGATGTCAGCCTTCTCCAGGTAACAGGACGCCGGGACTATGAGGCTTATTTACAGCAGGTGCGCACCCAGGGAATAGATCTGGCTAAATATGGCAACATTACCATTGAACCCTATGTCTATAACCTGGAGCAGGCCCTGGCTGCAGCCGACCTGGTCATCGGCCGGGCCGGGGCCTCCTTTTTAGCCGAAGTACTGGCCCGGGGTCTGCCGTCCGTCCTGGTTCCCTATCCCCATGCGGCAGCCAATCATCAGGAGTATAATGCCCGGGCCGTGGCCCGGCAGGGGGCGGCCGTGGTGGTCCTGGACCGGGAACTAAAAGGAGGGCGGCTTTACCAGGTTGTATTCGAACTCCTGAGATCAAGGGAAAAGCTAAAGGCCATGGCGGCTGCCGCCGCTTCATTAGGTCGTCCCGGAGCCCTGGAGGCTATTATCCAGGTTATCTTGAAAACGGTCGAATCAGGTTAG
- the murC gene encoding UDP-N-acetylmuramate--L-alanine ligase produces the protein MADLETGGWTHFVGIGGVGMSALARILLAQGYRVSGSDPKENQFTRSLEAAGAIIYHQHDAANLAPGVQEVVISSAVPSSNPEVVAARQRSLPVVKRGELLARLFNARRGIAVAGAHGKTTTSALVALVMKEGGLEPAAVIGGYVREFASNAYPGRGDFLVAEADESDGSFLWLKPEIALITNIEADHLEHYGSLDRIVAAFKDFIDQIRPGGKAILCAEDPRVAGLVACSPRQVITYGLNGRPDYRATGVQMAGMGGRAAIYYREQYLGQLTMAVPGRHNILNALGAIAAGHQLGIPFAVMARALGQFRGVGRRFEILWDDGTTRVVDDYAHHPTEIRATLAAASQVGAKRVVAVFQPHRYTRTHHLYREFGQAFRQADVVIVNDIYPAGEAPLPGVNSQLITGEIKGSGHQQVYYLPTLEETLAFLKKSCRPGDLVLTLGAGDVWRVGMGLAQYLEAKQILPGVGA, from the coding sequence ATGGCAGATTTGGAAACAGGGGGTTGGACCCATTTTGTCGGCATCGGTGGTGTGGGTATGAGCGCCCTGGCACGCATCTTGTTGGCCCAGGGTTACCGGGTCTCAGGATCGGACCCGAAGGAGAACCAGTTTACCCGGAGCCTGGAGGCAGCCGGGGCCATCATTTACCACCAGCATGATGCCGCCAATCTGGCCCCTGGAGTCCAGGAAGTAGTAATTTCTTCGGCAGTACCGTCGTCCAATCCCGAAGTGGTGGCTGCCCGGCAGCGTTCGCTGCCGGTGGTTAAACGTGGGGAGCTGCTGGCCCGGCTCTTTAACGCCCGCCGGGGTATTGCCGTAGCCGGCGCCCACGGTAAAACGACAACCTCGGCCCTGGTTGCCCTGGTAATGAAGGAAGGCGGTTTAGAACCGGCGGCGGTCATCGGCGGTTATGTCCGGGAGTTTGCCAGTAATGCCTACCCCGGCCGGGGGGATTTTCTGGTGGCGGAGGCTGATGAAAGCGACGGTTCTTTCCTCTGGTTAAAGCCGGAGATAGCCCTCATAACCAATATTGAAGCCGACCATCTGGAACATTACGGGAGCCTGGACCGGATTGTCGCTGCCTTTAAAGACTTTATCGATCAGATCCGGCCCGGCGGCAAGGCCATCCTGTGTGCTGAAGATCCCCGAGTTGCCGGGCTGGTTGCCTGTAGTCCCAGACAGGTAATTACTTACGGCCTCAATGGCAGGCCGGATTACAGGGCGACGGGGGTGCAAATGGCCGGAATGGGCGGGCGGGCCGCTATTTATTACCGGGAACAGTATCTGGGGCAACTCACTATGGCGGTACCCGGACGCCACAATATCTTGAATGCCCTGGGGGCCATTGCCGCAGGTCACCAGCTGGGGATACCCTTTGCCGTTATGGCCCGCGCCCTGGGTCAGTTCCGGGGAGTGGGGCGGCGTTTCGAAATCCTCTGGGATGACGGTACTACCAGGGTGGTGGATGACTATGCCCATCACCCGACGGAAATCAGGGCGACCCTGGCGGCCGCCAGCCAGGTGGGAGCGAAACGGGTGGTGGCTGTTTTTCAACCCCATCGCTATACCAGGACCCACCACCTGTACCGCGAGTTCGGGCAGGCCTTCAGGCAGGCTGATGTAGTAATCGTTAATGATATTTACCCGGCCGGCGAAGCCCCCCTGCCGGGGGTTAATTCCCAATTAATAACCGGAGAAATCAAAGGTAGTGGCCATCAGCAGGTGTACTACCTGCCCACCCTGGAAGAAACCCTGGCTTTTTTAAAGAAATCCTGCCGTCCCGGGGATCTGGTTTTAACCCTGGGAGCGGGGGACGTCTGGCGGGTGGGGATGGGCCTGGCGCAGTACCTGGAGGCCAAGCAAATTTTGCCCGGAGTAGGAGCGTAG
- the ftsW gene encoding putative lipid II flippase FtsW — protein sequence MRRRAGPFDFVLFLAVMLLLGMGVIMVFSASALTSSYNYGDALYFLKRQLLWALLGLMGLFLVVQFDYSRLKKLAAPFLVLAILLLILVLVIGITTRGSSRWLGIGSLAFQPSETIKLAMVIFLAASLADNRQRLGDLAQGLGPYLALLAVVCLLILAQPDLGTAVAVAGTTFLMLAIAGADKRHLAFLAALGLGAVALAIIIAPYRMARFTAFIDPWADPRGNGYQTIQSLLAVGSGGLFGTGLGQGRQKLYYVPENHTDFIFAILSEELGFIGAALVIILFLILVWRGFQTAFKAPDTFGTLLAAGLTSMLALQAIINMGVVTGLLPVTGITLPLVSYGGSSLIFSLLGIGILLNISRYAGS from the coding sequence ATGCGCCGACGGGCGGGACCCTTTGACTTCGTGTTGTTCCTGGCTGTTATGCTCCTGCTGGGTATGGGAGTGATCATGGTCTTTAGCGCCAGCGCCCTCACCTCTTCCTATAACTACGGCGATGCCCTCTACTTTTTAAAACGCCAGTTGCTATGGGCGCTCCTGGGGTTGATGGGACTCTTCCTGGTCGTCCAGTTTGATTATTCCCGGTTGAAAAAGCTGGCGGCACCCTTTCTGGTTCTGGCCATACTCCTCCTTATCCTGGTGCTGGTCATCGGCATCACCACCCGGGGTTCGTCCCGCTGGCTGGGAATTGGCTCCCTGGCCTTCCAGCCTTCAGAGACCATCAAACTAGCCATGGTCATCTTTCTGGCCGCCAGCCTGGCAGACAACCGCCAGCGCCTGGGTGACCTGGCCCAGGGCCTGGGACCTTACCTGGCCCTGCTGGCTGTAGTCTGCCTGTTAATCCTGGCCCAGCCTGACCTGGGAACAGCCGTGGCTGTCGCCGGTACTACTTTCCTGATGCTGGCGATAGCTGGAGCCGACAAACGGCACCTGGCTTTCCTGGCCGCCCTGGGGTTGGGGGCGGTGGCCCTGGCGATTATTATTGCTCCTTACCGGATGGCCCGGTTTACCGCCTTTATCGATCCCTGGGCCGATCCCCGGGGGAACGGCTACCAGACTATCCAATCCCTGCTGGCCGTTGGCTCCGGCGGCCTCTTCGGTACCGGGTTGGGTCAGGGCCGCCAGAAGCTCTATTACGTCCCGGAAAACCATACCGACTTTATTTTTGCCATCCTCAGTGAAGAGCTGGGCTTTATTGGTGCCGCCCTGGTGATAATCCTCTTTCTGATCCTGGTCTGGCGGGGTTTCCAAACCGCCTTCAAGGCGCCAGATACCTTTGGCACCCTGCTGGCCGCCGGTCTCACCTCTATGCTGGCTCTCCAGGCGATTATAAATATGGGTGTAGTCACCGGCCTGCTGCCGGTAACGGGAATTACTCTACCCCTGGTGAGCTACGGCGGTTCCTCCCTTATCTTCTCTTTGCTGGGTATAGGTATTTTGCTCAATATATCCCGTTATGCCGGCAGTTAG
- the murA gene encoding UDP-N-acetylglucosamine 1-carboxyvinyltransferase, producing the protein MEVLVINGGQRLEGVVVVQGAKNAALPIMAATLLATGECRLQRVPRLQDVSVMAAVIRSLGMKVEHRGEELLVAPESTVTPEVPAELMRQLRASNLVMGPLLGRWHYFRVPYPGGCAIGSRPMDLHIKGLMAMGAEVMEKLGYIEARTTGLRGTSFYLDFPSVGATENLMMAAALAEGVTTLYNAAREPEIVDLQNFLNAMGARIRGAGRDTIRIEGVRELKGCDYKIIPDRIEAGTFLAAAAATGGDVLVQDCQPEHLMAVLAKLREMGARIIIKKEAIHIQGPGRPRAVDCKTLPYPGFPTDMQPQFMALMSVADGTSIMVESIFENRFKHAAELRRLGADIKIEGRVAVINGVPGLSGSMVEASDLRAGAALVIAGLLAEGQTLVEGVHHLDRGYEQLEKRLGDLGADIQRLNKK; encoded by the coding sequence TTGGAGGTTCTAGTCATCAATGGGGGCCAGCGCCTGGAGGGGGTAGTGGTTGTCCAGGGGGCAAAGAATGCCGCATTGCCCATCATGGCAGCCACCCTCCTGGCCACCGGGGAATGCCGCCTCCAGCGGGTACCCCGCCTGCAGGATGTCAGTGTCATGGCAGCTGTTATTCGTTCCCTGGGGATGAAGGTGGAGCACCGGGGCGAGGAACTGCTGGTGGCTCCGGAGTCCACGGTAACGCCGGAAGTACCGGCAGAATTGATGCGGCAACTGCGGGCTTCCAATCTGGTTATGGGCCCCCTGCTGGGGCGGTGGCACTACTTCCGGGTACCCTATCCAGGGGGCTGCGCTATTGGCTCCCGGCCCATGGACCTGCACATCAAGGGTTTGATGGCCATGGGGGCTGAAGTGATGGAAAAGCTGGGCTATATCGAGGCCCGGACCACCGGGCTCCGGGGAACCAGCTTCTACCTGGATTTTCCCAGCGTCGGGGCGACGGAAAACCTGATGATGGCCGCCGCCCTGGCGGAAGGGGTGACAACCCTGTATAATGCGGCCCGGGAACCGGAGATTGTCGACCTGCAAAATTTCCTGAACGCTATGGGAGCCAGGATTCGCGGCGCCGGCCGGGATACCATCCGCATCGAAGGGGTGAGGGAACTCAAGGGATGCGATTATAAGATAATTCCCGACCGGATCGAAGCCGGTACCTTCCTGGCCGCAGCAGCGGCCACCGGAGGCGATGTCCTGGTCCAGGATTGCCAGCCCGAGCATCTCATGGCCGTCCTGGCAAAACTGCGGGAAATGGGGGCCAGGATAATTATAAAAAAAGAGGCCATCCATATCCAGGGCCCGGGGAGGCCAAGGGCCGTCGATTGTAAGACCCTCCCTTACCCCGGTTTTCCCACCGATATGCAACCCCAGTTTATGGCCCTTATGAGTGTAGCCGACGGTACGAGTATTATGGTTGAAAGCATTTTTGAAAACAGATTTAAACATGCGGCTGAATTAAGGCGCCTGGGAGCCGATATAAAAATAGAAGGACGGGTAGCAGTGATCAACGGCGTTCCAGGCTTAAGCGGGAGTATGGTGGAAGCCTCCGACCTGAGGGCCGGGGCGGCCCTGGTGATCGCCGGCCTCCTGGCCGAAGGGCAGACCCTGGTGGAGGGCGTCCACCACCTGGATCGCGGTTACGAACAATTGGAGAAACGCCTGGGCGACCTGGGAGCCGATATTCAGCGCCTGAATAAGAAGTGA
- the murD gene encoding UDP-N-acetylmuramoyl-L-alanine--D-glutamate ligase: MSWQGKSVLVVGLGRSGRAAATELARLGAKVTACDRQALAEEELENLRKEGVHLILGGYPEVNELQPDLVITSPGVPSGEPPLARARARGIPVWSELELAYRLLPPGVKVVAITGTNGKTTTTSLCGRILQEAGWPAVVGGNIGIPLVKELQEIAPGSYVVCEVSSFQLEAITSFHPQVAAILNITPDHLDRHGSLENYIAAKARVMAYQEARDFAILNYDDPHTRSLAGGARSRVLFFSRRERPPLGAWLEDGVICCDLGAGGTVKLCHCEELSLKGSHNLENSMAAALVALALGVDPEQLTRTLKTFPAVPHRLEPVAEINGVCYINDSKGTNPEATMKAINAYSNPLVLIAGGRNKGSDFTLLAQQMAGRVKHLVLVGEAARELEQAARKAGIDSIYLAPDFASAVREAAGAAHPGDIVMLSPACASWDMFKNYEERGDVFKSLVLQMKDDG; this comes from the coding sequence ATGTCCTGGCAGGGAAAGAGCGTTCTTGTAGTCGGCCTGGGCCGGAGCGGCCGGGCGGCGGCTACTGAACTTGCCCGCCTGGGGGCAAAGGTGACAGCCTGTGACCGCCAGGCTCTGGCGGAGGAAGAACTGGAAAACCTGCGTAAGGAAGGTGTCCACCTAATCCTGGGTGGCTATCCTGAGGTAAACGAATTACAACCCGATCTAGTTATCACCAGCCCGGGGGTTCCGTCCGGGGAGCCCCCCCTGGCCCGGGCCAGGGCCCGGGGAATCCCCGTCTGGAGTGAACTGGAACTGGCTTACCGATTGTTGCCTCCGGGGGTAAAGGTGGTGGCTATCACCGGAACCAACGGCAAGACCACAACAACTTCCCTGTGTGGCCGGATCCTCCAGGAAGCTGGTTGGCCGGCAGTAGTCGGGGGCAATATTGGTATCCCCCTGGTGAAGGAACTGCAGGAGATAGCCCCCGGGAGCTATGTTGTCTGCGAAGTGAGCAGCTTCCAGCTGGAAGCCATAACCTCCTTCCATCCGCAGGTGGCGGCCATCTTAAATATTACTCCGGACCACCTGGACCGTCATGGCAGCCTGGAGAACTACATTGCTGCCAAGGCGCGGGTTATGGCATACCAGGAGGCCAGGGACTTCGCAATCTTAAACTACGACGATCCCCATACCAGGAGCCTGGCGGGCGGGGCCCGGTCCCGGGTGTTGTTCTTCAGTCGCCGGGAACGGCCACCCCTGGGTGCCTGGCTGGAGGACGGGGTGATTTGCTGCGACCTGGGTGCCGGCGGGACTGTTAAACTCTGCCACTGTGAAGAGCTTTCCCTGAAGGGAAGCCATAACCTGGAGAATTCCATGGCCGCAGCCCTGGTAGCCCTGGCCCTGGGGGTGGACCCGGAGCAGCTGACCCGGACCCTGAAAACCTTTCCTGCCGTCCCCCATCGCTTAGAACCGGTGGCGGAAATCAACGGGGTATGCTATATCAATGATTCCAAGGGAACCAATCCCGAAGCGACCATGAAGGCTATTAATGCCTACTCCAATCCCCTGGTACTTATTGCCGGGGGTAGGAATAAGGGCAGCGACTTTACCCTGCTGGCCCAACAGATGGCCGGCCGGGTGAAGCACCTGGTGCTGGTGGGGGAGGCAGCCCGGGAACTGGAGCAGGCCGCCAGGAAGGCGGGAATCGACTCCATTTACCTGGCGCCGGACTTTGCCAGTGCCGTCCGGGAAGCCGCCGGCGCCGCCCATCCCGGGGATATCGTCATGCTCTCTCCGGCCTGTGCTAGCTGGGATATGTTTAAAAACTACGAAGAACGGGGCGATGTTTTTAAGTCTTTAGTTCTGCAGATGAAGGATGACGGTTAG
- a CDS encoding cell division protein FtsQ/DivIB yields the protein MAVPAHSPRVYRRRRQRVRRALFFFLLVTALFYFIHSGFFSLEKIVITGNEHIAASELETLMGVTMGTNLWQIDTGTLARRLATNPLVASAHVSRRWPHTLLVRIQERVPVALLVDQGSFLLVDATGVVMERVQQIGSLNLPLISGIGQLGKVGPGSRIEDQGLQAALAVLQQVPPTTLNQLQEIIAPSPVNLQLIWAGQIRVKFGDSRDVPAKLERLQEALQGLPGDSVVEYIDVSFAGPPVIKFTQSTSQAQAGKGVKR from the coding sequence ATGGCTGTCCCAGCCCACTCGCCCCGGGTTTACCGGCGGCGCCGGCAGCGGGTTCGTCGTGCCCTGTTTTTTTTCTTGCTGGTTACGGCTTTATTTTATTTTATTCATTCCGGCTTTTTCTCCCTGGAAAAAATCGTTATTACCGGTAATGAGCACATAGCTGCCTCCGAGCTGGAAACCTTAATGGGGGTAACCATGGGCACCAACCTCTGGCAGATAGATACCGGCACCCTGGCCCGGCGGCTAGCAACCAACCCCCTGGTAGCCTCGGCCCACGTCTCCCGGCGCTGGCCCCATACCCTCCTGGTAAGGATCCAGGAAAGGGTACCGGTAGCCCTCCTTGTGGACCAGGGCAGCTTCCTCCTGGTCGACGCCACAGGTGTGGTCATGGAAAGGGTCCAGCAAATTGGCTCCCTGAACCTGCCCCTTATTTCCGGCATAGGCCAACTGGGAAAGGTAGGCCCCGGTTCACGGATTGAGGATCAGGGACTCCAGGCCGCCCTGGCAGTGTTACAACAGGTGCCACCCACCACTTTAAACCAGCTCCAGGAAATAATCGCCCCCTCGCCTGTTAACCTGCAGCTAATCTGGGCCGGCCAGATCAGGGTAAAATTCGGCGACAGCAGGGATGTGCCCGCCAAGCTGGAAAGGTTGCAGGAAGCCCTGCAGGGCCTGCCCGGTGACAGCGTAGTGGAATATATTGATGTTAGCTTTGCCGGACCGCCGGTTATTAAGTTCACCCAGTCAACCAGCCAGGCACAAGCCGGGAAAGGAGTGAAGCGGTGA
- a CDS encoding small basic family protein: MWIPLIGLIVGVVAGLLLPVKIPVVYSKYMSVAVLAALDSVFGGLRASMEDNFDNAIFLTGFFSNTLLAAFLAYIGDQLGVELYLAAVLVFGVRLFQNLAIIRRHLLKR; encoded by the coding sequence ATGTGGATCCCATTAATAGGTCTTATCGTGGGTGTAGTGGCCGGGCTCCTGCTGCCGGTAAAGATACCGGTTGTCTATAGCAAGTATATGTCGGTAGCCGTACTGGCAGCCCTGGATTCGGTATTCGGGGGCCTGCGGGCGAGTATGGAAGATAATTTCGATAATGCCATATTCCTGACCGGTTTTTTCTCTAATACTTTACTGGCGGCCTTCCTGGCTTATATCGGTGACCAGCTGGGAGTAGAGCTTTACCTGGCAGCAGTTCTGGTCTTCGGCGTGCGTTTGTTCCAGAACCTGGCGATTATCCGGCGGCACCTGTTAAAAAGATAA